In Streptomyces canus, one DNA window encodes the following:
- the purF gene encoding amidophosphoribosyltransferase, giving the protein MPRGDGRLNHDLLPGEKGPQDACGVFGVWAPGEEVAKLTYFGLYALQHRGQESAGIAVSNGSQILVFKDMGLVSQVFDETSLGSLQGHLAVGHARYSTTGASTWENAQPTFRATAHGSIALGHNGNLVNTAQLAEMVADLPKQEGRSPRVAATNDTDLLTALLAAQVDEDGKPLTIEEAAHSVLPKVRGAFSLVFMDEHTLYAARDPQGIRPLVLGRLERGWVVASESAALDICGASYVREIEPGEFVAIDENGLRTSRFAEAKPKGCVFEYVYLARPDTDIAGRNVYLSRVEMGRKLAKEAPVDADLVIATPESGTPAAIGYAEASGIPFGAGLVKNAYVGRTFIQPSQTIRQLGIRLKLNPLKEVIKGKRLVVVDDSIVRGNTQRALVRMLREAGAAEVHIRISSPPVKWPCFFGIDFATRAELIANGMTIDEIGTSLGADSLAYISIDGMIEATTIAKPNLCRACFDGEYPMELPDPELLGKQLLETELAAGPAATAAADAIRRP; this is encoded by the coding sequence GTGCCACGTGGTGACGGACGACTCAACCACGACCTGCTCCCCGGTGAGAAGGGCCCCCAGGACGCTTGTGGCGTCTTCGGTGTCTGGGCTCCGGGCGAAGAGGTCGCCAAGCTCACGTACTTCGGGCTCTACGCCCTCCAGCATCGGGGCCAGGAATCCGCGGGAATCGCGGTCAGCAATGGCTCCCAGATCCTCGTCTTCAAGGACATGGGCCTCGTTTCCCAGGTCTTCGACGAGACCTCTCTCGGTTCGCTCCAGGGTCACCTCGCGGTCGGTCACGCCCGCTACTCGACCACCGGTGCCTCCACCTGGGAGAACGCCCAGCCGACCTTCCGTGCCACCGCGCACGGTTCCATCGCGCTCGGCCACAACGGCAACCTGGTCAACACGGCGCAGCTCGCCGAGATGGTCGCCGACCTGCCCAAGCAGGAGGGCCGTAGCCCCCGTGTGGCCGCCACCAACGACACCGACCTGCTCACCGCGCTCCTCGCGGCCCAGGTCGACGAGGACGGCAAGCCCCTGACCATCGAGGAGGCGGCCCACTCCGTCCTCCCGAAGGTCCGCGGTGCCTTCTCCCTCGTCTTCATGGACGAGCACACCCTCTATGCCGCGCGCGACCCGCAGGGCATCCGCCCGCTGGTCCTCGGCCGCCTCGAGCGCGGCTGGGTCGTCGCCTCCGAGTCCGCCGCCCTCGACATCTGCGGCGCGAGCTACGTCCGCGAGATCGAGCCGGGCGAGTTCGTCGCCATCGACGAGAACGGCCTGCGCACCTCCCGATTCGCGGAAGCGAAGCCCAAGGGCTGTGTCTTCGAGTACGTCTATCTGGCGCGCCCCGACACCGACATCGCCGGCCGGAACGTGTACCTCTCCCGCGTGGAGATGGGCCGCAAGCTCGCCAAGGAAGCGCCCGTCGACGCCGACCTGGTCATAGCGACCCCGGAATCCGGCACCCCGGCGGCCATCGGCTACGCGGAGGCCTCCGGCATCCCCTTCGGTGCGGGCCTGGTGAAGAACGCCTATGTCGGCCGTACGTTCATCCAGCCCTCCCAGACCATTCGCCAGCTCGGCATCCGCCTGAAGCTGAACCCGCTCAAGGAAGTCATCAAGGGCAAGCGTCTGGTCGTCGTCGACGACTCGATCGTCCGCGGCAACACCCAGCGCGCCCTGGTCCGCATGCTCCGCGAGGCGGGCGCCGCCGAGGTCCACATCCGGATCTCCTCGCCGCCCGTGAAGTGGCCCTGCTTCTTCGGCATCGACTTCGCCACCCGCGCCGAGCTCATCGCCAACGGCATGACCATCGACGAGATCGGCACCTCGCTCGGCGCCGACTCCCTGGCGTACATCTCCATCGACGGCATGATCGAGGCGACCACCATCGCCAAGCCGAACCTCTGCCGCGCCTGCTTCGACGGCGAGTACCCGATGGAGCTCCCGGACCCCGAGCTGCTCGGCAAGCAGCTCCTGGAGACCGAGCTGGCCGCAGGGCCCGCCGCCACGGCCGCGGCCGACGCGATCCGTCGCCCGTAG
- a CDS encoding ABC transporter permease, translated as MSTVTTPSTPVSRLGALARAEFTLLGRSKATLVAAVLVPLALPFSLRSVVDDMDVEEAGLSVGLVLLPAAVGFALLFGVYGALVGIYTSRREELVLKRLRTGELRDVEILCGTALPIGATGLTQSLVLVAASTALLDVPAPRAPHLAALGLLLGLVLCVALAAVTAAVTRTVESAQVTTLPFVMISMVLSGVAVPLEMLPDRFASVCELLPLSPVITLIRGGWAGTLSAHDALGAIGTAVAWTVLAVFAVQRWFRWEPRR; from the coding sequence ATGAGCACGGTCACCACTCCCAGCACTCCCGTAAGCAGGCTGGGCGCCCTCGCCCGCGCCGAGTTCACGCTGCTCGGACGCAGCAAGGCCACGCTCGTCGCGGCCGTGCTGGTGCCGCTCGCGCTGCCGTTCAGCCTGCGGTCCGTCGTGGACGACATGGACGTCGAGGAGGCCGGGCTGAGCGTCGGCCTGGTGCTGCTGCCGGCCGCGGTCGGCTTCGCCCTGTTGTTCGGTGTGTACGGCGCCCTCGTCGGGATCTACACCTCCCGACGCGAGGAACTGGTGCTCAAGCGGCTGCGCACCGGGGAGCTGCGGGACGTCGAGATCCTCTGCGGCACCGCGCTGCCGATCGGCGCGACCGGGCTCACACAGTCCCTGGTGCTGGTGGCCGCGAGCACGGCCCTGCTCGACGTGCCCGCACCGCGCGCGCCCCATCTCGCCGCTCTGGGACTGCTGCTGGGTCTGGTGCTGTGCGTCGCGCTCGCGGCCGTGACGGCGGCCGTGACCCGGACCGTGGAGAGCGCGCAGGTCACCACGCTGCCGTTCGTGATGATCTCGATGGTCCTCTCGGGCGTCGCCGTGCCCCTGGAAATGCTGCCCGACAGGTTCGCGTCGGTGTGCGAGCTGCTGCCGCTGTCCCCCGTGATCACCTTGATCCGCGGCGGCTGGGCGGGCACGCTCTCGGCGCACGATGCCCTGGGCGCCATCGGGACCGCGGTGGCCTGGACGGTGCTGGCCGTGTTTGCTGTACAGCGGTGGTTCCGGTGGGAGCCGAGGCGCTGA
- a CDS encoding ABC transporter ATP-binding protein — protein MNTDEHEHVIEVTGLRRVYGGGFEAVRGISFAVDRGEVFALLGTNGAGKTSTVELLEGLARPTDGRIRVLGHDPYAERAAVRPRTGVMLQEGGFPSELTVDETARMWAGCVSGARPPLEVLELVGLARRTGVRVKQLSGGERRRLDLALALLGDPEVLFLDEPTTGLDAEGRRDTWELVRALRDRGTTVLLTTHYLEEAEDLADRLAILHEGRIAATGTPAEVTAAQPARISFELPEGYFVGDLPPLGELGVSGHEIDGGVVRLRTRELQRTATGLLVWADRAGVELRRLDVRSASLEEAFLGIAAREEVSV, from the coding sequence ATGAACACCGACGAACACGAACACGTGATTGAGGTCACCGGCCTGCGGCGTGTGTACGGGGGCGGGTTCGAGGCCGTGCGCGGGATCAGCTTCGCCGTGGACCGCGGAGAGGTCTTCGCCCTGCTCGGCACCAACGGAGCCGGCAAGACCTCCACCGTCGAACTCCTCGAGGGGCTCGCCCGGCCGACCGACGGACGGATCCGCGTCCTGGGCCATGATCCGTACGCCGAGCGGGCCGCCGTACGCCCGCGTACCGGCGTGATGCTCCAGGAGGGCGGCTTCCCGTCCGAGCTGACCGTCGACGAGACCGCGCGGATGTGGGCGGGCTGCGTCAGCGGGGCCCGGCCGCCGCTGGAGGTACTGGAACTCGTCGGGCTCGCGCGGCGGACCGGTGTACGGGTCAAGCAGTTGTCGGGAGGCGAGCGGCGGCGCCTCGACCTGGCGCTCGCGCTGCTCGGCGACCCCGAGGTGCTGTTCCTCGACGAGCCGACGACCGGCCTCGACGCCGAAGGGCGCCGGGACACCTGGGAGTTGGTGCGGGCACTGCGGGACCGGGGAACGACCGTGCTGCTCACCACGCACTATCTGGAGGAGGCCGAGGATCTCGCCGACCGGCTGGCGATCCTCCACGAGGGGCGGATCGCGGCCACGGGGACACCTGCCGAGGTGACCGCCGCCCAGCCGGCGCGGATCTCGTTCGAGCTGCCGGAGGGGTACTTCGTGGGAGATCTGCCACCGCTCGGGGAGCTGGGCGTGAGCGGGCACGAGATCGACGGCGGCGTCGTACGGCTGCGGACGCGGGAGTTGCAGCGGACGGCCACCGGACTGCTGGTGTGGGCCGACAGGGCCGGGGTCGAACTGCGGCGGCTCGATGTGCGGTCGGCCTCGCTGGAGGAGGCGTTCCTGGGGATCGCGGCGCGCGAGGAGGTCTCGGTATGA
- a CDS encoding META domain-containing protein, with product MKRTTYAKYAAAALAGTTVLAACGTETVGTRTEDVSTIADTSWVPRKVTVDGKDYVLPEKGARRKAHIAFEPGASEPDVGGGKSGGSVGCNSIGADVDIQGDTVKVSDLAMTLIGCPGAVGRFEEKFVDVFDNDLKAELKGPSGARTLTLTSPQNDTITLREKKAPALKGTRWSLGENAYLTLTRNNTVTGSLGCNTFHGRATVKDGTIAFGRLATTRMMCSGPVMKTERELAGILSGKVSYQQEQDSLKITGASGESVTAHAE from the coding sequence ATGAAGCGGACGACATACGCCAAGTACGCGGCCGCAGCCCTGGCCGGGACCACCGTCCTGGCCGCCTGTGGCACGGAGACCGTGGGGACCAGGACCGAGGACGTCTCCACCATCGCGGACACCTCCTGGGTGCCCCGGAAGGTCACCGTCGACGGCAAGGACTACGTCCTGCCCGAGAAAGGTGCTCGGAGGAAGGCTCACATCGCCTTCGAGCCCGGCGCCTCCGAACCGGACGTCGGCGGCGGGAAGTCCGGTGGTTCCGTGGGCTGCAACAGCATTGGCGCCGATGTGGACATCCAGGGCGACACCGTGAAGGTCTCCGACCTCGCCATGACACTCATCGGCTGCCCAGGAGCGGTGGGGAGGTTCGAGGAGAAGTTCGTCGACGTCTTCGACAACGACCTCAAGGCCGAGCTGAAGGGGCCGTCAGGTGCCAGGACTCTCACCCTGACCAGCCCGCAGAACGACACCATCACCCTGCGCGAGAAGAAGGCCCCGGCCCTGAAGGGCACGCGCTGGTCTCTCGGCGAGAACGCCTACCTCACCCTCACCAGGAACAACACCGTCACCGGCAGCCTCGGCTGCAACACCTTCCACGGCAGGGCCACCGTCAAGGACGGCACCATCGCGTTCGGGCGCCTCGCGACCACGCGCATGATGTGTTCGGGCCCGGTGATGAAGACCGAGCGCGAGCTCGCCGGAATCCTCTCCGGCAAGGTCTCCTACCAGCAGGAACAGGATTCCCTGAAGATCACCGGCGCTTCCGGCGAGAGCGTTACGGCCCACGCGGAGTAA
- a CDS encoding response regulator transcription factor: protein MSVRVLLADDEHLIRGALAALLSLEDDLAIVAEAATGPEALAMARAHEPDVAVLDLQMPGADGVKVATSLRTELPSCKVLIVTSHGRPGHLKRALEAGVRGFVPKTVSAQRLAEIIRTVHEGNRYVDPELAADAISAGASPLTVREAEVLELAADGAPVAEIAERAALSQGTVRNYLSSAVSKLGAENRHTAVRLARERGWV from the coding sequence GTGAGCGTGCGGGTGTTGCTCGCTGATGACGAGCATCTGATTCGGGGCGCTCTCGCCGCGCTGCTCTCCCTGGAGGACGACCTCGCGATCGTCGCGGAGGCGGCGACCGGTCCCGAGGCGCTGGCGATGGCCCGGGCGCACGAGCCCGACGTGGCCGTACTCGATCTCCAGATGCCCGGCGCGGACGGTGTGAAGGTCGCCACATCCCTGCGGACCGAACTGCCCTCGTGCAAGGTGCTGATCGTCACCAGTCACGGGCGGCCCGGGCATCTCAAGCGGGCGCTCGAGGCCGGTGTGCGGGGCTTCGTTCCGAAGACCGTGAGCGCGCAGCGGCTCGCGGAGATCATCCGCACGGTGCACGAGGGAAACCGCTACGTCGACCCCGAGTTGGCCGCCGACGCGATCTCCGCCGGGGCCTCTCCCCTGACCGTGCGGGAGGCCGAGGTACTGGAACTCGCCGCCGACGGGGCGCCCGTCGCGGAGATCGCCGAACGGGCCGCGCTGTCGCAGGGGACCGTACGGAACTACCTCTCGTCGGCCGTCTCCAAGCTGGGCGCGGAGAACCGTCACACGGCCGTGCGGCTCGCGCGCGAGCGAGGTTGGGTATAG
- the purL gene encoding phosphoribosylformylglycinamidine synthase subunit PurL, which produces MSRTPLDTVEHAAATPDVELPWAELGLKKDEYERVVEILGRRPTGAELAMYSVMWSEHCSYKSSKVHLRQFGEKAPQSDALLVGIGENAGVVDVGQGYAVTFKVESHNHPSYVEPYQGAATGVGGIVRDIIAMGARPVAVVDPLRFGAADHPDTKRVLPGVVAGIGGYGNCLGLPNIGGEVVFDACYQGNPLVNAGAIGVMRHEDIHLAKASGAGNKVILYGARTGGDGIGGASILASETFDDAKPSKRPAVQVGDPFQEKLLIECTLEAFQEKLVVGIQDLGAAGLSCATSELASNGSGGMRVTLDDVPLRDSTLSPEEILMSESQERMCAVVEPEKVDRFLEICDKWDVIATVIGEVTDGDRLEIYWHGGKIVDVDPRTVAHDGPVYERPYARPSWQDELQADDANKLPRPASSEELKDQVLKLVSSPNQASKKWITSQYDHFVQGNTVLAQPEDSGMIRIDESTGLGVAIATDGNGRYAKLDPYTGAQLALAEAYRNVATTGAKPLAVSDCLNFGSPEDPAVMWQFAEAIRGLADGCLQLGTPVTGGNVSLYNQTGEVAIHPTPVVAVLGVIDDVARRTPAAFQEEGQLLYLLGDTREEFGGSAWSQVIHDHLGGLPPKVDLERERLLAEILISASRDGMIDSAHDLSDGGLIQAVVESALLGGKGARLIVPDGLDAFTLLFSESAGRAVVAVPRSEELRFNDMCGARGLPVTRIGVVDGDTVELQGEFALPLEELRRAHEDTIPALLK; this is translated from the coding sequence ATGAGCCGGACGCCTCTGGACACGGTCGAGCACGCGGCCGCGACCCCCGACGTCGAGCTGCCCTGGGCCGAACTCGGCCTGAAGAAGGACGAGTACGAGCGGGTCGTGGAGATCCTCGGCCGCCGGCCCACCGGTGCCGAGCTCGCCATGTACTCGGTCATGTGGTCCGAGCACTGCTCGTACAAGTCGTCGAAGGTGCACCTGCGCCAGTTCGGCGAGAAGGCCCCGCAGTCCGACGCCCTGCTCGTCGGCATCGGCGAGAACGCGGGCGTCGTGGACGTCGGCCAGGGTTACGCCGTGACCTTCAAGGTCGAGTCGCACAACCACCCCTCCTACGTCGAGCCCTACCAGGGCGCGGCCACGGGTGTCGGCGGCATCGTCCGCGACATCATCGCGATGGGTGCGCGGCCGGTGGCCGTGGTCGACCCCCTGCGCTTCGGCGCTGCCGACCACCCGGACACCAAGCGCGTGCTCCCCGGCGTCGTCGCCGGCATCGGCGGTTACGGCAACTGCCTGGGCCTGCCGAACATCGGCGGCGAGGTCGTCTTCGACGCCTGCTACCAGGGCAACCCGCTGGTCAACGCCGGTGCCATCGGCGTCATGCGGCACGAGGACATCCACCTCGCGAAGGCCTCCGGCGCGGGGAACAAGGTCATCCTGTACGGGGCCCGGACCGGCGGTGACGGCATCGGCGGCGCCTCGATCCTGGCGTCCGAGACCTTCGACGACGCCAAGCCGTCGAAGCGCCCCGCCGTGCAGGTCGGCGACCCCTTCCAGGAGAAGCTCCTCATCGAGTGCACCCTGGAGGCCTTCCAGGAGAAGCTGGTCGTCGGCATCCAGGACCTGGGCGCGGCCGGTCTTTCATGTGCCACCTCCGAGCTCGCCTCCAACGGCTCCGGCGGCATGCGCGTGACGCTGGACGACGTACCGTTGCGCGACTCGACCCTCTCGCCCGAGGAAATCCTCATGAGCGAGTCGCAGGAACGCATGTGCGCGGTCGTGGAGCCGGAGAAGGTCGACCGGTTCCTGGAGATCTGCGACAAGTGGGACGTCATCGCCACCGTCATCGGTGAGGTCACCGACGGCGACCGGCTGGAGATCTACTGGCACGGCGGCAAGATCGTCGACGTCGACCCGCGCACGGTCGCGCACGACGGCCCGGTCTACGAGCGCCCGTACGCCCGCCCGTCCTGGCAGGACGAGCTCCAGGCGGACGACGCGAACAAGCTGCCGCGGCCGGCGTCGAGCGAGGAGCTGAAGGACCAGGTCCTGAAGCTGGTGTCCTCCCCGAACCAGGCCTCCAAGAAGTGGATCACCTCGCAGTACGACCACTTCGTGCAGGGCAACACCGTGCTGGCCCAGCCGGAGGACTCCGGCATGATCCGCATCGACGAGTCGACGGGTCTGGGCGTGGCGATCGCGACGGACGGCAACGGCCGTTACGCGAAGCTGGACCCGTACACCGGCGCGCAGCTGGCGCTGGCGGAGGCGTACCGCAACGTGGCGACGACCGGCGCCAAGCCGCTCGCCGTCTCGGACTGCCTGAACTTCGGCTCCCCCGAGGACCCGGCCGTGATGTGGCAGTTCGCGGAGGCGATCCGTGGACTGGCCGACGGCTGCCTGCAGTTGGGCACGCCGGTCACGGGCGGCAACGTGTCCTTGTACAACCAGACGGGCGAGGTCGCCATCCACCCGACCCCCGTGGTCGCGGTCCTGGGTGTCATCGACGACGTCGCCCGCCGCACGCCGGCCGCCTTCCAGGAGGAGGGCCAGCTGCTCTACCTCCTCGGCGACACCCGTGAGGAGTTCGGCGGCTCGGCCTGGTCCCAGGTGATCCACGACCACCTCGGCGGCCTGCCCCCGAAGGTCGACCTGGAGCGCGAGCGCCTGCTCGCCGAGATCCTGATCTCCGCTTCCCGGGACGGCATGATCGACTCCGCGCACGACCTGTCCGACGGCGGCCTGATCCAGGCGGTCGTCGAGTCGGCGCTGCTCGGCGGCAAGGGTGCGCGCCTGATCGTCCCGGATGGTCTGGACGCCTTCACCCTCCTCTTCTCCGAGTCGGCGGGCCGCGCGGTCGTCGCCGTACCGCGCTCGGAGGAACTCCGCTTCAACGACATGTGCGGTGCGCGGGGCCTGCCGGTCACCCGCATCGGAGTCGTGGACGGGGACACCGTCGAGCTCCAGGGCGAGTTCGCACTGCCCCTGGAGGAGCTGCGCCGGGCGCACGAGGACACGATCCCGGCCCTGCTCAAGTAG
- a CDS encoding maleylpyruvate isomerase family mycothiol-dependent enzyme: MPTARKRARAYDPAKIRTAVQAQLGNVREAVRTLTPEQLALRTRLGEWTVRELVAHIGMAVTAVHRSLDRPAPARQDAVLLDWPFATSASSAAIADFTRGLAQQHPDLDAYLTDVDRTLTELLDTHPGTRLLETNAGALPLADYLVTRTVELVVHTDDLSAAVPGLDIPYDRQALAACTRLLADALAAKAPGGSTEVRVPPYAVVQCVEGPKHTRGTPPNVVETDPLTWIRLATGRLTWKDALHAAEVSASGERADLGGLLPLMS; the protein is encoded by the coding sequence ATGCCCACGGCCAGGAAGCGCGCCCGCGCCTACGACCCCGCCAAGATCCGCACGGCCGTCCAGGCCCAGCTCGGGAACGTACGGGAGGCCGTACGCACGCTGACCCCCGAGCAACTGGCGCTGCGGACGCGGCTGGGGGAGTGGACCGTACGGGAGCTGGTCGCGCACATCGGGATGGCGGTCACGGCCGTCCACCGGTCCCTGGACCGGCCCGCGCCCGCCCGGCAGGACGCCGTGCTGCTCGACTGGCCGTTCGCCACGTCCGCCAGCTCCGCGGCCATCGCCGACTTCACCCGGGGGCTGGCCCAGCAGCACCCCGACCTCGACGCGTACCTCACCGACGTCGACCGGACCCTGACCGAGCTGCTGGACACCCACCCCGGCACGCGGCTCCTGGAGACCAACGCCGGGGCGCTGCCGCTCGCCGACTACCTGGTCACCCGCACCGTCGAACTCGTCGTCCACACCGACGACCTGAGCGCCGCCGTCCCCGGCCTCGACATCCCCTACGACCGTCAGGCCCTCGCCGCCTGCACCCGCCTCCTCGCCGACGCCCTCGCCGCGAAGGCGCCCGGCGGTTCGACCGAGGTGCGGGTGCCGCCGTACGCCGTCGTGCAGTGCGTCGAGGGGCCGAAGCACACCCGGGGCACCCCGCCGAACGTCGTCGAGACCGACCCGCTGACCTGGATCCGGCTCGCCACCGGGCGGCTGACCTGGAAGGACGCGCTCCACGCGGCCGAGGTCAGCGCGAGCGGGGAGCGGGCGGACCTGGGCGGACTGCTCCCGCTGATGAGCTGA
- a CDS encoding sensor histidine kinase, with translation MREAGGWWRRKSTPAKVETYTRWSFHFFALIYVASIGLPVFGQVTGQLAVWLVLLVCAHAVVCAVTASRALDWTRGRREQPVRTLWVLAAVTLVISVAVIGIAERGPDDDGLNRAAGAVFVGVLTFAAGIGALGVRRRRRVLALVGGFAAGAVLGGFPLGYAVPESLVTGMVVLVAAGFLAFTSVFSVWLLNAVYELDTARETRARLAVAEERLRFGRDLHDVMGRNLAVIALKSELAVQLARRGRAEAMDQMTEVQRIASETQREVRDVVRGYREADLGIELTGAQGVLTAAGITCVVTGEPNGLPAEVQSALGWVVREATTNVLRHGDAKLCVVALRREGERVVLTVENDGASRSQGPGGSGLTGLRERLAAVTGRLEAGPVREGVFRLMAEVPLVTTEGAS, from the coding sequence ATGCGCGAGGCAGGGGGCTGGTGGCGGCGGAAGAGCACGCCGGCGAAGGTGGAGACGTACACGCGCTGGTCGTTCCACTTCTTCGCGCTGATCTACGTCGCCTCGATCGGCCTGCCGGTCTTCGGGCAGGTGACGGGGCAGCTCGCGGTCTGGCTGGTGCTGCTGGTGTGCGCGCATGCCGTGGTGTGTGCGGTGACCGCGTCGCGGGCGCTCGACTGGACGCGGGGGCGGCGCGAGCAGCCGGTGCGGACGCTGTGGGTGCTCGCGGCGGTCACGCTCGTCATCTCCGTCGCGGTGATCGGCATCGCCGAGCGGGGTCCGGACGACGATGGTCTGAACAGGGCGGCGGGCGCGGTCTTCGTGGGCGTGCTGACCTTCGCGGCCGGTATCGGTGCGCTCGGCGTCCGCAGGCGACGGCGGGTGCTCGCGCTGGTGGGCGGCTTCGCCGCGGGCGCCGTCCTCGGTGGCTTTCCCCTGGGTTACGCCGTCCCGGAGTCGCTGGTCACCGGCATGGTGGTGCTGGTCGCCGCCGGGTTCCTCGCCTTCACCTCCGTCTTCTCCGTCTGGCTCCTGAACGCCGTCTACGAACTCGACACGGCCCGAGAGACCCGGGCGCGGCTCGCCGTCGCCGAGGAACGGCTGCGGTTCGGGCGGGACCTGCACGACGTGATGGGGCGGAACCTGGCCGTGATCGCGCTGAAGAGCGAACTGGCCGTGCAGCTGGCGCGTCGGGGACGGGCCGAGGCCATGGACCAGATGACCGAGGTGCAGCGGATCGCGAGTGAGACGCAGCGCGAGGTGCGGGATGTCGTACGGGGATACCGGGAGGCCGATCTCGGGATCGAACTCACGGGAGCGCAAGGGGTGTTGACCGCCGCGGGCATCACCTGCGTGGTCACCGGGGAGCCGAACGGGCTGCCCGCCGAGGTGCAGTCGGCGCTCGGCTGGGTGGTGCGGGAAGCGACCACGAACGTCCTGCGGCACGGGGACGCCAAGCTGTGCGTGGTGGCTCTGCGGAGAGAGGGGGAGCGGGTGGTGCTGACCGTGGAGAACGACGGGGCGTCGCGGTCGCAGGGCCCCGGCGGGTCCGGACTCACGGGACTGCGGGAGCGGCTCGCGGCCGTGACCGGGAGGCTGGAGGCGGGACCGGTCCGCGAGGGCGTGTTCCGGCTGATGGCGGAGGTGCCGCTGGTGACGACGGAGGGGGCCTCGTGA
- the purS gene encoding phosphoribosylformylglycinamidine synthase subunit PurS encodes MARVVVDVMLKPEILDPQGQAVQRALPRLGFDGISDVRQGKRFELEVDGPVDEAALARIHDLAESFLANTVIEDFTVKVEEVAEAAK; translated from the coding sequence GTGGCACGCGTCGTAGTCGACGTCATGCTCAAGCCGGAGATCCTCGACCCCCAGGGCCAGGCGGTGCAGCGTGCACTGCCGCGACTGGGTTTCGACGGCATCTCCGACGTACGTCAGGGAAAGCGATTCGAACTGGAAGTTGACGGACCGGTCGACGAGGCCGCGCTCGCCCGCATCCACGATCTTGCGGAATCCTTCCTCGCCAACACCGTGATCGAGGACTTCACCGTCAAGGTGGAGGAAGTCGCGGAGGCCGCGAAGTGA
- the purQ gene encoding phosphoribosylformylglycinamidine synthase subunit PurQ, whose protein sequence is MTARIGVVTFPGSLDDRDTQRAIRLAGAEPVALWHKDKDLHQVDAVVLCGGFSYGDYLRAGAIARFSPVMEPLIEQAKAGLPVLGICNGFQILTEAHLLPGGMLGNDHLHFICRDQKLRVENADTAWTTDYSAGQEINIPLKNMDGRYVADEYTLDKLEGEGRVAFRYLDFNPNGSLRDIAGITNEAGNVVGLMPHPEHAVEPLIGTGRTDGLPFFTSILKKLVNA, encoded by the coding sequence GTGACCGCTCGTATTGGCGTCGTCACTTTCCCCGGCAGCCTCGACGACCGGGACACCCAGCGCGCGATCCGCCTCGCGGGCGCCGAACCGGTCGCTCTCTGGCACAAGGACAAGGACCTCCACCAGGTCGACGCCGTGGTGCTGTGCGGCGGTTTCTCCTACGGCGACTATCTGCGTGCCGGTGCCATCGCGCGCTTCTCGCCGGTGATGGAGCCCCTCATCGAGCAGGCGAAGGCCGGCCTCCCGGTCCTCGGCATCTGCAACGGCTTCCAGATCCTCACCGAGGCCCACCTCCTCCCGGGCGGGATGCTCGGCAACGACCACCTCCACTTCATCTGCCGCGACCAGAAGCTGCGGGTGGAGAACGCGGACACCGCCTGGACGACCGACTACTCGGCCGGCCAGGAGATCAACATCCCGCTGAAGAACATGGACGGCCGGTACGTCGCCGACGAGTACACCCTCGACAAGCTGGAGGGAGAGGGCCGGGTCGCGTTCCGGTACCTCGACTTCAACCCGAACGGCTCGCTGCGGGACATCGCCGGCATCACCAACGAGGCGGGCAACGTCGTAGGCCTGATGCCGCACCCGGAGCACGCCGTGGAGCCGCTCATCGGCACCGGCCGCACCGACGGCCTCCCCTTCTTCACCTCGATCCTCAAGAAGCTGGTCAACGCATGA
- a CDS encoding histone-like nucleoid-structuring protein Lsr2: MAQKVVVTLFDDIDGSEAAETIAFGLDGKSYEIDLNQANAKKLRKALEPYVEAGRKRSRSGKAYRQTEVAPDPAAVRAWAQANKMDVPARGRIPKKVYEAFTEAQ, encoded by the coding sequence GTGGCGCAGAAGGTCGTGGTCACTCTCTTTGACGACATCGACGGCTCGGAAGCGGCGGAAACGATCGCCTTCGGACTCGACGGCAAGTCGTACGAGATCGACCTGAATCAAGCCAATGCCAAGAAACTGCGTAAGGCACTCGAGCCCTACGTGGAGGCCGGCCGCAAGCGGTCCAGGTCCGGCAAGGCGTACCGGCAGACCGAGGTCGCTCCCGACCCGGCGGCGGTCCGGGCCTGGGCCCAGGCCAACAAGATGGACGTCCCCGCCCGCGGACGGATCCCCAAGAAGGTCTACGAGGCGTTCACCGAGGCCCAGTAG